Proteins encoded within one genomic window of Gracilimonas sp.:
- the smc gene encoding chromosome segregation protein SMC, which translates to MYISELELQGFKSFAGKTKVKFDSGITSIVGPNGCGKSNIVDALRWVLGEQRPSLLRSSAMSNVIFNGTAQKKALGMAEVSLTFVNDQGILPIEYSEVTITRRLYRSGDSEYLINNTSCRLKDIMELFMDTGMGSDAYSVIELKMVEEILNDKNNDRRRLFEEAAGVTKYKDQRKKTLRKLEYTRKDLQRVDDLLVELRKKARSLEIQAEKAEKAKVYKDELELLDKALTLHDFNKIKDELEPLKERITNADKEKKEIAKAIEDLEESDEKARAELIEKERQQAEAQRRVSQLHNAIREADTNLRITKEKIENEKKVIAEYAKDIEQGEKDLKELIELLDSSRKKLESFDDDLAKSEKALEDSKKKYGQIQQQYNRERHELYEIEVQLSATNNELNQLQTKRIKIESRLENTEGDLERINTEIVDLNDEIDNLNGEQGLIEKKLENLVVERDELEEELETAREKREQFAEKQNQVKDELRTLQSKKESLESEIRLMNDLASSNEAFPGSVKFLIEKHRFDFKEMTTVSEIFDTDEKHAVALEAVLGDVLNFLVVKTLDEAQRAAKILKENKKGRATFIPLDQLAATYPVKDGSLFDEVKSKREYSALKQLLLGNVMVFDSVEDAYAGTRKKDDVVGVTFDGEVVTNARFFQSGSKSKNAGIRVGLKDKIEKLEKEEAQTAKEIGKLDNYLSQIVEKYEKLDIGKLSQSLKEKEQEVRRLEQQQHSLSSKVQVYQKNIGELVNRKDNLKSSEGTAQEELDSIQPKQKELQQKMLELDEEQNEKKELLETLEEERSIAQSRFNDTQLKHQDLRNKVENLERDVQRAETGIENVKARIENRTSSTKESKERIETLSGRIKELEENIASNKEAKKDADEALEKAEENAARQRGKINEIEKELKEVRRRKEVNMELVHHLDMAREKMDMQSQALSDHIWETYGILMKQIEGAEMPDDKTPEEVKQRIGWLRQKLNSIGEVNPLAIDEYKEEKERLDFYEEQIQDLAEAEEQLLETIDEINETATNRFNDTFEKIRVNFQSVFKTLFEEDDYCDLIIEEDVEDPLEARIEIKAQPRGKRPSGISQLSGGEKTLTAIALLFAIYLVKPSPFCVLDEVDAPLDDANIERFAKMIKNFSKDTQFIIITHNKKTMSKAEMMYGVTMPETGISRLVGVKLDEVEDVL; encoded by the coding sequence ATGTATATATCCGAACTTGAATTACAGGGTTTTAAAAGTTTTGCCGGTAAGACCAAGGTAAAATTTGACAGCGGGATAACCTCTATTGTAGGCCCTAATGGCTGCGGAAAGTCTAATATTGTGGATGCTCTCCGCTGGGTGCTTGGTGAACAACGGCCATCCCTGCTTCGCTCTTCGGCCATGAGCAACGTGATCTTTAACGGGACGGCTCAAAAAAAAGCACTGGGAATGGCAGAAGTTTCTCTCACTTTTGTAAACGATCAGGGAATTCTCCCCATAGAATACAGCGAGGTCACCATTACCCGCAGGCTGTACCGATCCGGAGACAGTGAATATCTCATTAACAACACCTCCTGCCGTCTTAAAGACATCATGGAATTATTCATGGACACCGGAATGGGCTCGGATGCTTATTCAGTAATTGAGCTGAAGATGGTAGAAGAGATTCTGAATGACAAGAACAACGACCGGCGCCGGTTATTCGAAGAGGCCGCCGGAGTTACCAAGTATAAAGACCAGCGTAAAAAAACTCTTCGAAAGCTGGAATATACCCGGAAGGATTTACAGCGGGTGGATGACCTTTTGGTTGAACTTCGCAAAAAAGCCCGTTCCCTGGAAATTCAAGCCGAAAAAGCTGAGAAGGCCAAAGTTTATAAAGACGAGCTGGAACTGCTTGACAAAGCACTCACGCTTCATGACTTCAATAAAATAAAAGATGAACTGGAGCCTCTCAAAGAACGCATTACCAATGCAGATAAAGAAAAGAAGGAAATTGCCAAGGCTATTGAAGATCTGGAAGAGAGTGATGAGAAAGCGCGGGCTGAGCTTATTGAAAAAGAACGCCAACAGGCAGAAGCTCAGCGCCGGGTAAGCCAGCTTCACAATGCTATCCGTGAGGCCGACACAAATCTCCGAATCACCAAAGAAAAAATTGAGAATGAGAAAAAGGTGATTGCTGAATATGCCAAAGATATTGAGCAGGGAGAAAAAGATTTAAAGGAACTGATTGAACTGTTGGATTCGAGCCGGAAGAAGCTCGAGAGCTTTGATGATGATCTCGCCAAGTCCGAAAAAGCGCTGGAAGACTCAAAGAAGAAATATGGGCAAATTCAGCAGCAGTATAACCGGGAGCGCCACGAATTATATGAAATTGAAGTTCAGCTTAGTGCCACAAATAACGAACTGAATCAGCTTCAAACAAAACGTATTAAAATTGAGAGCCGCCTTGAAAATACTGAAGGTGACCTGGAGCGCATCAATACTGAAATTGTAGATCTGAATGACGAGATCGATAACCTGAACGGTGAGCAGGGGCTGATTGAGAAGAAGCTTGAGAATTTAGTGGTTGAGCGAGACGAACTGGAGGAAGAGCTAGAAACAGCCCGCGAAAAGCGTGAACAATTCGCAGAGAAACAAAATCAGGTTAAAGACGAACTCCGTACCCTTCAAAGTAAAAAAGAATCACTTGAGTCCGAGATTCGCTTAATGAATGATCTTGCTTCCTCAAATGAAGCTTTCCCCGGCAGCGTAAAATTCCTGATTGAAAAACACCGTTTTGATTTCAAGGAAATGACTACCGTTTCTGAGATTTTTGACACAGATGAAAAGCATGCCGTGGCACTTGAAGCTGTACTGGGCGATGTTCTGAACTTTCTGGTTGTTAAAACTTTAGATGAAGCCCAACGGGCTGCCAAAATCCTGAAAGAAAATAAAAAAGGTCGTGCTACATTCATTCCGCTGGATCAACTGGCTGCTACTTATCCTGTAAAAGACGGGAGCCTTTTTGATGAGGTAAAATCCAAACGAGAATATTCTGCCCTAAAACAATTACTGCTTGGTAATGTAATGGTTTTTGATTCGGTGGAAGATGCCTATGCCGGAACCAGGAAAAAAGATGATGTTGTTGGAGTAACTTTTGACGGTGAGGTAGTTACCAATGCCAGGTTCTTCCAAAGCGGAAGCAAGAGTAAAAATGCAGGGATCCGGGTTGGGCTTAAGGATAAAATTGAAAAGCTCGAAAAAGAAGAAGCACAAACCGCCAAAGAAATTGGGAAACTCGATAATTACCTGTCTCAAATTGTCGAGAAATATGAGAAACTGGACATAGGGAAACTCAGTCAATCTCTGAAGGAAAAAGAGCAAGAAGTTCGTCGGTTAGAGCAACAGCAGCACAGTTTGAGTTCCAAAGTACAGGTATATCAAAAGAATATCGGAGAGCTGGTTAATCGCAAAGATAACCTGAAAAGCAGCGAGGGCACCGCTCAGGAAGAATTGGATTCCATCCAACCCAAGCAAAAAGAACTGCAACAAAAAATGTTGGAGTTGGATGAAGAACAAAATGAGAAAAAGGAGCTGCTTGAAACCCTGGAAGAAGAGCGTTCTATCGCCCAAAGCCGCTTTAATGATACACAGTTAAAACATCAAGACTTACGGAATAAAGTAGAAAATCTGGAACGGGACGTTCAAAGAGCCGAAACAGGAATTGAAAATGTAAAAGCCCGGATTGAAAACCGCACTTCCTCAACGAAAGAAAGTAAAGAGCGCATTGAAACCTTGAGTGGCCGTATCAAAGAATTAGAAGAAAATATTGCGTCCAACAAAGAAGCCAAAAAAGATGCGGATGAGGCATTGGAAAAAGCCGAAGAGAATGCAGCAAGGCAACGTGGAAAAATCAATGAGATTGAAAAGGAGCTGAAAGAAGTCCGACGTCGTAAAGAGGTGAATATGGAGTTGGTTCATCACCTGGATATGGCCCGCGAAAAAATGGATATGCAGAGTCAAGCATTATCTGACCACATCTGGGAGACTTACGGCATCCTAATGAAACAAATTGAAGGTGCTGAAATGCCGGATGACAAAACTCCGGAAGAGGTGAAACAGCGTATTGGATGGCTACGTCAAAAGCTAAACAGCATAGGAGAAGTGAATCCACTGGCTATCGATGAATATAAAGAAGAAAAAGAACGGCTCGATTTTTACGAAGAACAAATTCAGGATTTAGCAGAAGCCGAAGAACAGCTACTGGAAACTATCGATGAGATCAACGAAACGGCTACCAATCGTTTTAATGACACCTTTGAGAAAATCAGGGTTAACTTTCAGAGCGTATTTAAGACTTTATTCGAAGAGGATGATTATTGTGATTTGATTATTGAAGAAGATGTAGAGGATCCTTTGGAAGCCCGTATTGAAATTAAAGCACAGCCACGCGGTAAACGTCCATCAGGTATTTCACAACTTTCGGGAGGGGAAAAAACATTAACGGCCATCGCCCTCTTGTTTGCTATATACCTGGTGAAACCTTCTCCGTTTTGCGTTCTCGATGAGGTAGATGCTCCTCTGGATGACGCCAATATTGAGCGCTTTGCCAAAATGATTAAGAACTTTAGCAAAGATACCCAGTTTATCATCATTACCCATAACAAAAAAACCATGAGTAAGGCCGAGATGATGTACGGTGTTACAATGCCGGAAACAGGAATCTCCCGTTTGGTTGGAGTGAAGCTGGATGAAGTGGAAGATGTACTGTAA
- the panD gene encoding aspartate 1-decarboxylase, whose protein sequence is MKITMFKSKLHQMAVTEANLMYEGSITIDQDLLDAANLLPYEKVQVLNITNGSRLETYTIPGERGSRVCCLNGAAARLTQVGDRIIVISYAEMTPEEAKKHKPRVVVVDENNEPTKILDNSQPETKFNLETGLVDNTLID, encoded by the coding sequence ATGAAAATAACGATGTTTAAATCAAAACTGCACCAAATGGCAGTAACCGAAGCCAACCTGATGTATGAAGGCAGCATCACCATTGATCAGGATTTGCTCGATGCCGCCAACCTCCTTCCATATGAGAAAGTGCAGGTACTTAATATTACCAATGGTTCCCGCCTTGAAACGTATACCATACCGGGAGAACGTGGCAGCCGTGTATGCTGCCTCAATGGTGCAGCGGCAAGGTTAACCCAGGTGGGAGATCGTATTATTGTAATCAGTTATGCAGAAATGACACCCGAAGAGGCTAAAAAACATAAACCACGGGTGGTTGTGGTGGATGAAAATAATGAACCAACCAAAATTTTAGACAATTCTCAGCCCGAAACTAAGTTTAACCTGGAAACCGGCTTAGTTGACAACACACTAATTGATTAA
- the sucB gene encoding 2-oxoglutarate dehydrogenase, E2 component, dihydrolipoamide succinyltransferase, giving the protein MAKVEVVMPQMGESVMEGTVIEWTKQVGDSVEVDETLLEVATDKVDTEVPSPEAGVLVEILAEEGDVIEVGKAIAIIETDKDAAGDVSSGGSEEEKSEEPEEEETEEVEAQEEPAEDEAAPAASGGDEGERVEVQMPQMGESVVEATVIGWSKSVGDSVEEDETLLEISTDKVDSEVPSPVAGTLVEIMAEENDTIEVGQTIAVIATGKGASDPAAEKSAPKEEKKEKAAAAKQEKEPVAASSNGAPSSGGSEPQRMGSDGRFYSPLVRSIAKEEGISQEELEQIDGSGQGGRVSKKDILAYVEDRKAGKVSAPSQQKPAAKSSDGSISAGQLDVKHSPTGDVEVIKMDRMRKMIADHMVRSKQTSAHVTTFAEVDVTNMVKWRNANKAKFQEKTGTKLTFTPLFVEAIITAMLEFPLINSSVNGDEIHLKKDINFGLAVALGTGGEGGLIVPVIKQAQDKNLVGLAKAVNEVAEKARSKKLSPDDLVGGTITLTNYGSVGNLMGTPIINQPQVAIIGTGVIEKRPVVLETDSGDVIAIRQMMFLSMSYDHRIIDGAHGGAFLNRIKEILENFDMDRSV; this is encoded by the coding sequence ATGGCGAAGGTAGAAGTGGTTATGCCCCAAATGGGTGAATCGGTAATGGAAGGCACAGTTATAGAGTGGACCAAACAGGTTGGAGACTCTGTAGAAGTTGATGAAACTTTGCTTGAAGTAGCTACTGATAAAGTAGATACAGAGGTTCCTTCACCGGAGGCCGGAGTACTGGTAGAAATTTTAGCTGAAGAAGGTGATGTGATTGAAGTGGGTAAAGCCATTGCCATTATAGAAACGGATAAGGATGCAGCAGGCGATGTTTCATCAGGCGGGTCTGAGGAAGAAAAATCAGAAGAGCCGGAAGAGGAAGAAACAGAAGAAGTTGAAGCACAGGAAGAGCCTGCTGAAGATGAGGCGGCTCCCGCGGCATCCGGTGGGGACGAAGGTGAACGTGTTGAAGTACAGATGCCTCAAATGGGCGAGTCGGTAGTTGAGGCTACTGTAATTGGTTGGTCGAAAAGTGTGGGTGATTCTGTAGAAGAAGATGAAACGCTGCTTGAGATTTCGACGGATAAAGTAGATAGTGAGGTTCCTTCTCCTGTAGCCGGAACATTGGTCGAAATAATGGCTGAAGAAAATGATACAATTGAAGTTGGGCAAACCATCGCGGTGATTGCCACAGGTAAAGGCGCTTCTGATCCTGCTGCTGAGAAATCAGCACCAAAAGAAGAGAAAAAAGAAAAAGCAGCAGCTGCGAAACAGGAAAAAGAACCCGTAGCCGCATCTTCAAATGGAGCTCCTTCTTCTGGTGGCTCTGAGCCGCAACGTATGGGCAGTGACGGCAGGTTTTACTCTCCACTTGTAAGGTCCATTGCCAAAGAAGAAGGAATAAGTCAGGAAGAACTCGAACAGATTGATGGCTCCGGCCAAGGCGGGCGTGTTTCCAAAAAAGATATTTTAGCTTATGTGGAAGATCGTAAAGCCGGTAAAGTTTCTGCTCCTTCCCAGCAAAAGCCTGCAGCCAAATCTTCAGATGGTTCTATATCAGCCGGGCAGCTGGATGTGAAGCATTCTCCAACCGGTGATGTAGAAGTGATCAAGATGGACCGCATGCGTAAGATGATTGCGGATCATATGGTTCGTTCTAAGCAAACATCAGCCCACGTAACCACTTTTGCAGAGGTAGATGTTACCAACATGGTGAAGTGGAGAAATGCAAATAAGGCCAAATTCCAGGAAAAAACAGGGACCAAGCTTACTTTTACTCCGTTGTTTGTAGAAGCTATTATAACAGCGATGTTAGAATTTCCGTTGATTAACAGCTCTGTAAACGGGGATGAAATTCACTTGAAAAAAGATATAAACTTTGGCTTGGCCGTGGCTTTGGGAACCGGTGGTGAAGGCGGGCTGATTGTGCCGGTAATCAAGCAGGCACAGGATAAAAATCTTGTTGGGTTGGCTAAAGCAGTAAACGAAGTTGCTGAAAAAGCCAGAAGCAAGAAATTAAGCCCTGATGATTTAGTGGGTGGCACCATTACTCTTACAAACTATGGCAGCGTGGGGAACTTGATGGGGACGCCAATCATCAATCAGCCGCAGGTCGCGATTATTGGAACGGGGGTAATTGAAAAACGCCCCGTAGTACTGGAAACAGATTCCGGAGATGTGATTGCTATTCGTCAAATGATGTTCCTCTCCATGAGCTATGATCACCGAATTATTGACGGTGCACACGGAGGAGCGTTCTTAAATCGCATCAAAGAGATCTTGGAAAACTTTGATATGGATCGTTCAGTGTAA
- the panC gene encoding pantoate--beta-alanine ligase codes for MKQVSTIDAIRAEVTGLKSQGKTIAFVPTMGALHKGHLSLIRLAKEKADEVVVSIYVNPEQFGPNEDFGSYPRQMEDDLNACEEEGVALVFTPNDKIMYGSGKKYFRIELDELNAHMDGGSRPGFFEGIVLVVNKFFNIVKPDYAVFGQKDIQQFQILSRMVEEFNHDIEMIAGPIARANDGLALSSRNAYLNDHERKAAPGLYRALKYVEKQIRDGVMEPGLLLKHQQDELEAKGFKNDYLNVFSMENMQPVEKLKSGKKYILAGAAYLGKTRLIDNIILDL; via the coding sequence ATGAAACAAGTTTCTACAATTGATGCAATTCGGGCTGAAGTAACTGGGTTAAAATCTCAGGGTAAAACCATTGCGTTTGTTCCTACCATGGGAGCACTGCATAAAGGACATTTATCTTTAATTCGATTGGCAAAGGAAAAGGCCGATGAAGTTGTAGTTTCCATTTATGTGAACCCTGAGCAGTTTGGCCCGAATGAGGATTTTGGCAGTTATCCCCGGCAAATGGAAGATGACCTCAACGCTTGTGAGGAAGAAGGGGTAGCTTTAGTTTTTACTCCGAATGACAAAATTATGTACGGTTCGGGAAAGAAGTATTTTCGTATTGAACTGGATGAATTGAATGCGCATATGGATGGGGGGAGCCGACCGGGTTTTTTTGAGGGAATTGTATTGGTGGTGAACAAATTTTTTAATATTGTAAAGCCTGATTATGCGGTTTTTGGCCAAAAAGATATTCAGCAATTTCAAATCTTATCGAGGATGGTGGAAGAGTTTAATCATGACATTGAAATGATAGCAGGCCCCATTGCTCGTGCAAATGATGGGTTGGCCCTCAGCAGCCGAAATGCTTATTTAAATGATCATGAACGCAAGGCGGCTCCCGGCCTCTATCGTGCGTTGAAGTATGTGGAGAAACAGATCCGTGATGGAGTGATGGAGCCCGGATTATTGTTAAAACATCAGCAAGATGAACTGGAAGCGAAAGGCTTCAAAAATGATTATCTTAATGTGTTTTCGATGGAAAACATGCAACCGGTAGAAAAATTAAAATCCGGTAAAAAATATATTTTGGCCGGCGCGGCTTATTTGGGTAAAACGCGCCTTATTGACAATATAATTTTAGATCTCTGA
- the frr gene encoding ribosome recycling factor: MIGNELQEIIDEAELHMDEATSFFKKELAHVRAGKASPSLIESVKVDYYGSQTPLQQLANISAPEPRLLVVTPYDKSGMQDIEKAIMSAGLGLNPSNDGDRILIPLPVLTEERRKELVKHSKDIAEQARISIRNTRRNANDAVKKTVESESLSEDSGYEAEDEIQKLTDTYIAKVEDLLTKKEEEIMTV, encoded by the coding sequence ATGATTGGGAATGAACTACAGGAAATTATCGACGAAGCAGAGCTTCATATGGATGAAGCCACAAGTTTTTTCAAGAAGGAGCTTGCACATGTACGAGCAGGAAAAGCCAGTCCTTCTCTTATTGAAAGCGTAAAAGTTGATTATTACGGCTCTCAAACCCCGCTTCAGCAGTTGGCAAATATCAGCGCACCGGAACCCCGTTTGTTGGTTGTTACTCCGTATGATAAATCAGGTATGCAGGATATTGAGAAGGCAATCATGTCGGCCGGCTTGGGATTAAACCCGAGTAACGACGGTGACCGCATCCTGATTCCGCTTCCCGTGCTCACTGAAGAACGCCGCAAAGAACTGGTAAAGCACTCTAAAGATATTGCGGAACAAGCTCGAATCAGCATCCGAAATACACGACGTAATGCTAATGACGCCGTTAAAAAAACAGTTGAAAGCGAATCACTTTCTGAAGATTCAGGTTATGAGGCAGAAGATGAAATCCAAAAGCTTACGGATACTTACATCGCCAAAGTAGAAGACCTGCTGACCAAAAAAGAAGAAGAAATAATGACGGTTTAA
- a CDS encoding efflux RND transporter periplasmic adaptor subunit yields MKKRYLIPAIAIGISLVAWFVFGGESTESVELTTSPQKGEFVVDVTSTGELRAKNSTEITGPQGVREFRVNNITIQRLIPEGTIVKKGDFIAELDRSEIMGKLQDAQLDLQSAQSQVTQAQLDSTLELSQARDNLINLEFALEERQIELDQSKYESPAVQRQAEIALDKARRQLAQEKKNYQTKVKQNEAKLSEVEAELSKKQNEIKKIRELMTQFTVYAPDQGMIIYRRNWDGSKITEGEQISAWNPVVAELPDFSVMESVTYINEVDIQKVALGQKVTIGLDAVPDKKLTGTVTDVANIGEQRKNYDSKVFEVIIEINERDSLLRPAMTTSNKILINRIDDALFVPLEAVHAVDSLSFVFKKNGVYPLMQQVELGEMNDNSVVIYNGVSMDDELYLIVPEDTAGVEKKMLSEPITKR; encoded by the coding sequence ATGAAAAAAAGATATTTAATTCCGGCTATCGCCATAGGCATTTCCCTGGTAGCTTGGTTTGTTTTCGGAGGGGAATCTACTGAATCCGTTGAGCTTACAACATCACCCCAAAAGGGAGAGTTTGTTGTTGATGTAACGAGTACGGGGGAACTTCGTGCAAAAAATTCAACAGAAATAACCGGACCACAGGGTGTAAGAGAGTTTCGTGTAAATAACATCACAATTCAGCGATTGATCCCTGAAGGTACCATTGTTAAGAAAGGGGACTTTATAGCTGAACTAGATCGCTCAGAGATTATGGGTAAACTGCAGGATGCCCAACTTGATTTACAGTCAGCTCAATCTCAGGTAACTCAGGCACAATTAGACAGCACCCTGGAATTATCTCAGGCTCGTGATAATCTCATTAACCTGGAATTTGCTTTAGAAGAACGCCAAATTGAGCTGGATCAATCTAAATATGAATCTCCGGCTGTGCAACGGCAGGCAGAAATTGCACTGGATAAAGCCCGTCGTCAATTAGCTCAGGAGAAAAAGAACTATCAAACGAAAGTAAAGCAGAATGAGGCCAAACTTAGTGAAGTAGAAGCTGAACTTTCCAAGAAACAAAATGAGATCAAAAAGATCAGAGAATTGATGACACAATTCACTGTGTACGCCCCTGATCAGGGCATGATTATTTACCGGCGAAACTGGGATGGATCTAAAATTACAGAAGGTGAGCAAATAAGTGCCTGGAATCCCGTTGTGGCTGAACTTCCCGATTTTTCAGTGATGGAATCGGTTACCTATATCAATGAGGTTGATATCCAAAAGGTAGCTTTAGGACAAAAAGTAACAATTGGCTTGGATGCTGTTCCGGACAAAAAACTGACGGGAACGGTTACTGATGTTGCTAATATTGGGGAACAGCGGAAAAACTATGACTCCAAAGTTTTTGAGGTTATCATTGAAATAAATGAAAGAGACAGTTTGCTGCGTCCGGCTATGACCACCAGTAACAAGATCTTAATCAATCGAATAGATGATGCCTTATTTGTACCACTTGAAGCTGTACATGCTGTTGACTCACTAAGTTTTGTATTCAAGAAAAATGGAGTGTATCCATTGATGCAGCAGGTTGAATTGGGCGAAATGAACGATAACTCTGTAGTAATTTACAACGGAGTCTCAATGGATGATGAGTTGTATTTGATCGTTCCTGAGGACACCGCCGGTGTCGAGAAGAAGATGCTCAGTGAACCAATCACTAAGCGATAA
- a CDS encoding M14 family zinc carboxypeptidase: MKKGILGTLILGFLMSGQALAQLQSPAEFLGYELGEQWTPHYKVLNYFQYVAEESPMVTLSEYGKTNEGRELVYAVVTTEGNQANIEEIRLNNLKLTGLESGEPTQNQKAIVWLSYNVHGNETSSSEAALNTIYKLVTEKANWLENTVVIMDPMVNPDGRDRYVNWFRTVVGEDMNVNPESREHSEPWPGGRTNHYYFDLNRDWAWQTQVESQQRLPLYNSWMPHVHVDFHEQSVNSPYYFAPAAEPFHLAITDWQRDFQTMIGKNHIKYFDEQNWLYFTREVFDLFYPSYGDTWPTFNGAIGMTYEQAGGGSAGLGVLTAEGDTLTLKDRLTHHSASGLSTVEITAQNHQKVIDEFSNYFTNTIENGAGEYKTFIVKKSSNPDKVTSLLQYLMKQKIEFGVASRSSNTNGYDYSTGETGRVSIEEGDYVISTYQPKGTLARVLFEPKPELADSMTYDITAWEMHYAYGVEGYAIPGKVNFGPVTPTTEDELTPSVEKPYAYLAKWNSLDDLKFLSQILQKGVKARYAREAFTLNGKEYKAGTLIITRNGNEHLGDEFDAIVKDEADLLNRTVIPATTGFVESGKDFGSSGVRFIETPKVALLSGNGTSSNMVGHIWNYFDQQIDYPVSLINTDDIGSVNWDDYHVLIMPSMYGSVIGDSEINAIREWVQGGGTLIAMEGANNLLSGKDGFALTRKEGEAAEESDDPNAKLVKYGEASRERVKNMNTGSIFETTMDYTHPLAFGYAETYMSLKLGSTAFDYLENGWNVGVAKEGAHRSGFVGSEAKKSLENTLSYGVQNMGRGQVVYMIDNPLFRGFWHNGKLLFGNAVFFVGN, translated from the coding sequence ATGAAGAAAGGGATATTAGGTACGTTAATCTTAGGGTTTTTAATGTCGGGTCAGGCTTTGGCTCAACTGCAATCGCCTGCTGAATTTTTAGGCTATGAACTGGGTGAGCAATGGACTCCTCATTACAAAGTGCTGAATTATTTTCAGTATGTAGCTGAAGAATCACCTATGGTTACGTTAAGTGAATATGGGAAAACCAACGAAGGTCGAGAGCTGGTATATGCTGTTGTTACTACAGAAGGGAATCAAGCCAATATTGAAGAGATCCGCCTGAATAATTTAAAACTTACAGGACTTGAATCCGGTGAGCCTACCCAAAACCAAAAAGCTATTGTTTGGCTCAGTTATAATGTGCACGGAAACGAGACTTCTTCCAGTGAGGCCGCATTAAATACCATTTATAAATTAGTGACAGAGAAAGCCAATTGGCTGGAAAATACGGTTGTGATCATGGACCCGATGGTAAATCCGGATGGGCGTGACCGCTATGTGAACTGGTTCCGAACCGTGGTTGGTGAAGACATGAATGTGAATCCTGAGTCACGCGAGCATAGTGAGCCGTGGCCGGGTGGCAGGACTAATCACTATTATTTTGACCTGAACCGGGACTGGGCCTGGCAAACACAGGTGGAAAGTCAGCAGAGACTTCCCCTCTATAACAGTTGGATGCCTCATGTTCATGTCGATTTCCATGAGCAGAGCGTGAACTCCCCTTATTATTTTGCTCCGGCAGCCGAACCGTTTCATCTTGCGATCACTGACTGGCAGCGCGATTTCCAAACCATGATCGGGAAAAATCACATCAAGTATTTTGATGAGCAAAACTGGCTGTATTTTACCCGCGAAGTGTTTGACCTGTTTTATCCGAGTTACGGGGATACCTGGCCTACATTCAACGGAGCGATCGGGATGACTTACGAGCAAGCAGGGGGCGGTTCAGCCGGTTTGGGAGTGCTGACTGCTGAAGGAGATACGCTGACTCTGAAGGATCGGCTTACACATCACTCTGCCAGCGGATTATCAACGGTTGAGATCACAGCTCAAAATCATCAAAAAGTAATTGATGAGTTTTCGAATTATTTCACCAATACGATTGAAAATGGAGCCGGAGAGTACAAGACTTTTATTGTTAAGAAAAGCAGTAACCCCGATAAAGTAACGAGCTTGCTTCAATATCTGATGAAGCAGAAAATTGAATTTGGTGTGGCCAGCCGTTCATCTAATACCAATGGTTATGACTACAGCACCGGAGAAACCGGCCGGGTTAGTATTGAAGAGGGTGATTATGTGATTAGCACTTATCAGCCCAAAGGAACCTTGGCTCGCGTATTATTTGAGCCGAAACCGGAGCTGGCAGACTCCATGACCTACGATATCACCGCCTGGGAAATGCACTATGCGTATGGTGTTGAGGGATATGCGATTCCCGGCAAAGTGAATTTTGGCCCGGTTACACCTACTACCGAAGATGAATTGACTCCTTCAGTTGAAAAACCCTATGCTTATCTGGCAAAATGGAATTCCTTGGACGATCTGAAGTTCTTATCTCAGATCTTGCAAAAAGGAGTGAAGGCCCGGTATGCAAGGGAAGCCTTTACCCTGAATGGAAAAGAATATAAGGCAGGCACTTTGATTATTACACGTAATGGAAATGAGCACCTGGGTGACGAATTTGATGCCATTGTTAAGGATGAAGCCGATTTGCTGAACAGAACTGTAATTCCGGCCACTACCGGCTTTGTGGAATCGGGTAAGGATTTTGGTTCTTCCGGCGTTCGGTTTATTGAAACCCCCAAGGTAGCCTTGCTTTCAGGAAATGGTACTAGCTCCAATATGGTGGGACATATTTGGAATTACTTCGATCAGCAGATCGATTATCCCGTAAGTTTGATCAATACAGATGATATTGGTTCTGTAAACTGGGATGATTACCATGTGTTGATCATGCCAAGTATGTACGGAAGTGTGATCGGTGACAGTGAGATCAACGCTATCAGAGAATGGGTGCAGGGTGGCGGAACTTTGATCGCAATGGAAGGGGCAAACAACCTCTTGTCCGGGAAAGATGGTTTTGCTTTAACACGAAAGGAAGGAGAGGCTGCAGAAGAAAGTGACGATCCGAATGCGAAGTTAGTGAAATACGGTGAAGCTTCCCGCGAGCGCGTTAAAAATATGAACACCGGCTCCATTTTTGAGACTACGATGGATTATACTCACCCATTGGCTTTTGGATACGCTGAAACCTACATGTCATTAAAATTAGGCTCAACAGCCTTCGATTATCTGGAAAATGGCTGGAATGTAGGGGTGGCCAAAGAAGGTGCTCACCGAAGTGGCTTTGTGGGAAGTGAAGCTAAGAAAAGCCTTGAGAATACTCTTTCATACGGAGTCCAGAATATGGGACGCGGACAGGTTGTGTATATGATTGACAACCCGTTATTCAGAGGATTTTGGCACAACGGAAAGCTATTATTTGGAAATGCAGTTTTCTTTGTCGGGAATTGA